The Leishmania mexicana MHOM/GT/2001/U1103 complete genome, chromosome 26 genome includes a window with the following:
- a CDS encoding metallo-peptidase, Clan MA(E), Family M3, with the protein MAATSIFADISTVGKCAALFPKTVAACEDLVKAAKHRAEQSLGKIYGIAPPNRTFQNTAKSIDMASIELEVSASLLSVIASVSPSKEVRDEATNRVVELETFSIDNFESNRQLYSALKEVCATPAYEAVYASGKAPREYTYWMEEQLADYRRKGMELPEEEFQKVVQLQKELASLCTVFQQNISEDKTEVHFTVDALKGVPESVLSALQRTEAGECTVKMDYPTYFAVMKNCEVASTRQAVAQAFTNRAYPVNDNVLKDIIEKRHQLAVLLGYPSFAHLYISDKMAKKPEMAQAFVENLIPKVQKKWATEAELLKKHLHPSCSLSPAGEIQAYDIPFMINQIKKTLLNVSETEIQEYFPMDATVKALFDIYQSFFDITFLQVDNGSELWHSEVKTLEVKDKKSGCMLGYIILDLFPREGKYSHACCHSVVPPVLLKEDGNDFSPALAVVIANFPGATADRPALFLHDDVETFFHEFGHAIHSLMGRTRMATFAGTRVKRDFVELPSQMLEEWLWEPEILQTITSHYKTKEPLPRALIDAKVASKNAFSGRDTLRQLQFATYSLQIFGLPFSTQPRDSLNTTQLFYDLEPRVMPGVQYEHNTHFESAFGHLTGYGAGYYGYMWSKVFALDLFEYIRSHNGLLDPKMGCRYVDCIIGVGGSQDPNDMLVKFLGREPNNEAFLRSIGV; encoded by the coding sequence ATGGCCGCCACTTCAATCTTTGCAGATATCTCCACAGTCGGAAAATGCGCCGCACTGTTTCCCAAGACGGTTGCCGCATGCGAGGACCTGGTTAAGGCAGCGAAGCATCGCGCAGAGCAGTCGCTGGGGAAGATCTACGGCATCGCTCCTCCCAACCGCACCTTCCAAAACACCGCCAAGTCCATTGATATGGCGTCAATTGAACTGGAGGTGTCGGCCAGTCTGCTGTCCGTCATCGCAAGCGTGTCTCCGAGCAAGGAGGTGCGTGACGAGGCAACCAACCGCGTCGTAGAGCTCGAGACTTTTTCTATCGACAATTTCGAGTCGAACCGCCAGCTGTACTCTgcgctgaaggaggtgtGTGCCACGCCGGCGTATGAGGCCGTGTACGCGAGCGGGAAGGCACCGCGTGAATACACGTACTGGATGGAGGAGCAGCTTGCTGATTACCGCCGCAAGGGTATGGAGCTGCCAGAGGAAGAGTTCCAGAAGGTCGTGCAGCTGCAAAAGGAGCTCGCGTCGCTGTGCACTGTGTTTCAGCAGAACATCAGCGAAGACAAGACCGAGGTGCATTTCACGGTGGATGCGCTGAAGGGCGTGCCGGAGAGTGTGCTGTCGGCACTGCAGCGCACGGAGGCTGGTGAGTGCACGGTGAAGATGGACTACCCGACCTACTTCGCCGTAATGAAGAACTGCGAGGTGGCGTCAACGCGtcaggcggtggcgcaagCCTTCACAAATCGCGCGTACCCCGTGAACGACAATGTGCTGAAGGACATCATCGAAAAGCGCCATCAGCTGGCAGTCCTCCTCGGCTACCCATCCTTCGCCCATCTGTACATCTCGGACAAGATGGCGAAGAAGCCGGAGATGGCGCAGGCGTTTGTGGAAAACCTGATCCCGAAGGTGCAGAAGAAGtgggcgacggaggcggagctgctcaagAAGCACCTGCACCCCAGCTGCTCGCTGTCGCCTGCAGGGGAAATCCAGGCTTACGACATCCCTTTCATGATCAACCAGATCAAGAAGACGCTGCTGAATGTGAGCGAGACAGAGATCCAGGAGTACTTCCCGATGGACGCGACAGTGAAAGCGCTCTTCGACATCTACCAGTCCTTCTTTGATATCACGTTCCTGCAGGTCGACAACGGGTCGGAGCTGTGGCACAGCGAAGTAAAGACCCTGGAGGTCAAGGACAAGAAGAGCGGCTGTATGCTGGGCTATATCATCCTTGATCTATTCCCTCGTGAAGGCAAGTACTCGCACGCGTGCTGCCACTCTGTGGTGCCGCCCGTGCTTCTCAAGGAAGATGGAAACGACTTCTCCCCGGCACTGGCCGTTGTCATTGCGAATTTCCCAGGAGCCACAGCCGACCGGCCGGCGCTGTTCCTCCACGACGACGTCGAAACCTTCTTCCACGAGTTTGGCCACGCTATTCACTCTCTGATGGGGAGGACGCGTATGGCGACCTTTGCAGGCACGCGTGTGAAGCGTGACTTCGTAGAGCTGCCGTCCCAAATGCTTGAGGAGTGGCTGTGGGAACCGGAAATTCTGCAGACGATCACGAGCCATTACAAGACGAaggagccgctgccacgcgcgTTGATCGACGCCAAGGTGGCATCGAAGAACGCCTTCAGTGGACGCGACACGCTTCGCCAGCTGCAGTTCGCGACATATTCGCTTCAGATTTTCGGACTGCCATTCTCGACACAGCCGCGCGACAGCCTCAACACTACGCAGCTCTTCTACGATTTGGAGCCGCGCGTGATGCCTGGTGTGCAGTACGAGCACAACACGCACTTTGAGAGCGCATTCGGGCACTTGACGGGCTACGGTGCCGGCTACTACGGGTACATGTGGTCCAAGGTGTTTGCCTTGGACTTGTTCGAGTACATCCGCTCGCACAACGGTCTCCTCGACCCAAAGATGGGCTGCCGCTACGTGGACTGCATCATCGGTGTCGGCGGCAGCCAGGACCCGAACGACATGCTTGTCAAGTTCCTCGGGCGCGAGCCGAACAATGAGGCATTCCTGCGCAGCATTGGTGTGTag
- a CDS encoding cdp-diacylglycerol synthetase-like protein, translating into MPKEKKERVVLLPLIPTGGDLSPAADDTMAKGKHSTCGDGAAGGSSSATASAADGKTVGYKDVINRTIFSILMAYVFLGWISVGIRFSLFLLFVIESTMFYEVTRINQRVRKERQLPSVLFIKWYFFVVCNIFVSLLCNREPLENTFAWFDKVYDLLPFAFFCCVMLGLVIFVLSLRKGMYRYQFIQFTWMAMMLMLCQVQIAGEMRNIVRGMIWFLLPVTCVVNNDIWAYVFGKCFGRKKLLSLSPKKTVEGFLGAFLFTVIWSFWFCGFLSHFPQMYCPAVGFTNAVNTQCEPNPIFFQEEVAFPQWIQQVSGGMLTTFLVSPAQKHALVLGTFASLLAPFGGFFASGLKRAFKLKDFGDLIPGHGGMTDRMDCQGLMGLFTYFYLRTYVFHEIQCPGANDIMRCALRMDLEHRQSLVKQLLQSLQV; encoded by the coding sequence ATGCCGAAGGAAAAGAAGGAGCGGGTTGttctgctgccgctcatCCCCACCGGCGGTGATTTGAGCCCGGCTGCGGACGACACCATGGCAAAGGGCAAGCACAGTAcgtgcggcgatggtgccgctggtggcagcagctccgccaccgcgtcgGCAGCTGACGGCAAGACGGTAGGGTACAAGGACGTCATCAACCGCACTATATTCTCGATTCTTATGGCGTACGTTTTTCTGGGCTGGATCTCTGTCGGTATTCGCTTTAGCCTCTTCCTGCTCTTTGTGATTGAGAGCACCATGTTCTACGAGGTAACCCGGATCAATCAGCGGGTACGCAAAGAGCGCCAGCTGCCGTCGGTGCTCTTCATCAAGTGGTACTTCTTCGTTGTCTGTAACATTTTTGTTAGTCTCTTATGCAATCGCGAACCGCTGGAAAATACCTTTGCATGGTTTGACAAGGTGTACGACCTGCTTCCCTTCGCGTTCTTCTGCTGTGTCATGCTAGGGCTGGTCATCTTCGTGCTGAGCCTGCGCAAGGGCATGTACCGCTATCAGTTCATCCAGTTCACATGGATGGCGATGATGCTGATGCTATGTCAGGTGCAGATTGCTGGTGAAATGCGCAACATAGTGCGCGGCATGATCTGGTTCTTGCTGCCAGTGACCTGTGTCGTCAACAACGACATTTGGGCCTACGTCTTTGGCAAGTGTTTCGGGCGAAAAAAGCTGCTGTCCCTGTCCCCAAAGAAGACGGTGGAGGGGTTCCTCGGCGCGTTCCTCTTCACAGTCATTTGGTCCTTCTGGTTCTGCGGCTTTCTGAGCCACTTCCCGCAGATGTACTGCCCCGCCGTGGGCTTCACCAACGCCGTCAACACCCAGTGCGAGCCCAACCCCATCTTCTTCCAGGAGGAGGTTGCCTTTCCGCAGTGGATACAGCAGGTGTCGGGTGGGATGCTGACCACCTTTCTCGTCTCACCAGCGCAGAAGCACGCCCTCGTGCTGGGGACGTTTGCGTCGCTCCTCGCCCCATTCGGCGGCTTCTTCGCAAGTGGGCTGAAGCGCGCCTTCAAGCTCAAGGACTTTGGTGACCTCATCCCCGGCCACGGCGGCATGACGGACCGTATGGACTGTCAGGGCCTCATGGGTCTCTTCACGTACTTCTACCTCCGCACCTACGTCTTCCACGAAATCCAGTGCCCCGGTGCGAACGATATTATGCGCTGCGCCCTTCGCATGGACCTCGAGCACCGTCAGAGCTTggtgaagcagctgctgcagtcgctgcagGTATAG
- a CDS encoding proline oxidase, mitochondrial precursor-like protein, producing the protein MRRLLPLRPAAVAFAGSARHSSVAMQDKHPKLPNFDDDTTYRQRSAWYLIKALVVLRLCSVSYLAMNSVPLMKKVEKILGSKLTYSVLVKKSFYNYFCAGENDQELRDTVYKLSRNNIGAVLDYAAEAGTEGFAPEPGVASGPDISMSSLVTKPNVQYPMDEGFFNENMKLYMMSVMHASLYSPRNAAGVTAVKVTGMCDPQLLARVSALLMSVHQSWCKHFTNEESLKLEECRIVMGVNRKHQLFITYDQLRAGFEKYNPSNKLSDAQLKEITEVLDPRKTGKVNYFEYKEMLTNALIAVEPTPVQKALIEGLPQMSAKEKELWKNVNNRLSLIASMAKELNVRMLVDAEQTFYQLAIDAIVATLQKTYNTELPVVYDTYQCYLTYAEDRIDNDLVRARHMNFHWGGKIVRGAYIVQERATAAQYGYTSPIWSTYEETNKCYNAAAKRIFDTFEAQPTKKHEVFFGTHNKESLEIITASVLKRPGIQSRVSFGQLFGMRDNLTVPLARAGFQVYKYVPYGPVKETIHYLGRRAVENSSILTTGDNETVMMIKELKRRCGF; encoded by the coding sequence AtgcgccgtctcctccccctgcGACCGGCTGCTGTGGCCTTTGCCGGGTCTGCTCGTCACTCTTCCGTGGCAATGCAGGACAAGCACCCGAAGCTGCCGAActtcgacgacgacacgACCTACCGCCAGCGCTCGGCATGGTACTTGATAAAGGCGTTGGTGGTTCTTCGCCTGTGCAGTGTGAGCTATTTGGCCATGAACTCGGTGCCGCTGATGAAGAAAGTGGAGAAGATCCTTGGCAGCAAGCTTACCTACAGCGTCCTCGTCAAGAAGTCCTTCTACAACTACTTCTGCGCGGGCGAGAATGAccaggagctgcgcgacacgGTGTACAAGCTTTCCCGCAACAACATCGGCGCTGTACTCGACTACGCGGCGGAGGCCGGCACGGAGGGCTTCGCACCGGAGCCGGGTGTGGCGTCTGGCCCCGATATTTCGATGTCTAGTCTCGTTACGAAGCCTAATGTTCAGTACCCAATGGACGAGGGGTTCTTTAACGAGAACATGAAACTCTACATGATGAGCGTCATGCACGCCTCGCTGTACAGCCCGCGAAACGCCGCCGGTGTAACCGCTGTTAAGGTGACAGGCATGTGCGACCCTCAGCTGCTTGCACGCGTATCGGCGCTGCTCATGTCCGTCCACCAGAGCTGGTGCAAGCACTTCACGAACGAGGAGTCGCTGAAGCTAGAGGAGTGCCGCATCGTCATGGGTGTGAATCGCAAGCACCAGCTATTCATCACCTACGACCAGCTGCGTGCCGGTTTCGAGAAGTACAACCCCTCTAACAAGCTGTCGGATGCCCAGCTCAAGGAGATTACAGAGGTCCTGGACCCCCGCAAGACGGGCAAGGTGAACTACTTTGAGTACAAGGAGATGCTGACGAATGCCCTCATCGCCGTGGAGCCGACGCCAGTGCAGAAGGCGCTTATCGAGGGACTGCCGCAGATGAGTGCAAAGGAGAAAGAGCTGTGGAAAAACGTCAACAACCGACTCTCGTTGATCGCCTCCATGGCGAAGGAGCTCAATGTCCGCATGCTTGTCGACGCGGAGCAGACTTTTTATCAGCTGGCCATCGACGCGATCGTGGCAACCCTACAGAAGACCTACAACACGGAGCTGCCGGTGGTGTACGACACATACCAGTGCTACCTGACGTACGCAGAGGACCGCATTGACAATGACCTTGTTCGCGCTCGCCACATGAACTTCCACTGGGGCGGCAAGATCGTGCGCGGCGCCTACATTGTGCAAGagcgcgcgacggcggcccaGTACGGCTACACTAGCCCCATCTGGTCTACCTACGAGGAGACGAACAAGTGCTACAATGCCGCCGCGAAGCGCATCTTCGACACCTTCGAGGCGCAGCCAACGAAGAAGCACGAGGTCTTCTTTGGCACCCACAACAAGGAGTCTCTAGAGATTATCACGGCCAGCGTCTTGAAACGGCCGGGTATCCAGTCTCGCGTCTCCTTTGGACAGCTGTTTGGGATGCGCGACAACCTGACGGTGCCCCTTGCCCGCGCCGGCTTCCAGGTCTATAAGTACGTGCCCTACGGCCCCGTGAAGGAGACGATCCACTAcctcggccgccgcgccgtggaGAACTCGTCGATCTTGACGACCGGCGACAACGAGACGGTGATGATGATCAAGGAGCTgaagcgccgctgcggtttTTAA